A window from Chrysemys picta bellii isolate R12L10 chromosome 2, ASM1138683v2, whole genome shotgun sequence encodes these proteins:
- the LOC101950025 gene encoding NAC-alpha domain-containing protein 1 isoform X2, which translates to MYSGENQLQPVTDGLRNASSPSTPSGDSSPPSALTPLQVSPTAAPDCTSPVAMDPTLCSPGALAFLPAKKEDRPQPEGASCDTAVGSSPAGLAALSECGQVLLETPPKGLREVLSVDMLDTRIVMGEETQSINDETDAGLAPHGSLLDAKAPASEAAGTESLVADAGEESSDEENPILESSSEAAGKLSAQATPGESPCPKARDNRQVCVYRPPRPLPWEPEEPSAALKEKLFSQGETTADVPSPSPVPAKDPPDELAEAEPLESPQVKPVLDSDLYFTAPSTPIKTVYSHLKHLPYAKDSLSEEQSDLDNEGLCSPPTSPSGSYITAEGGSWASSGTSSTSPSCSPNLIAESETMEASTAYGESLSELELSEEPGRFARSSCLSPEQLEEEEGDLSLDRLSSGNTALPSVPAEEEGDGQTTPEEEWDSEIATSIAWVPHTTELEEPGELLPAQEKDLPQPGGDSGDEIEPLQSPLDRQLLKVEVFTSDKAGANLGMGDAAKEPLESSLLSCSPIPLPGLQSESSSVSGASVSSDAETPSSLQAETTGSSAELPSDFTDNDQMIPATLLPFRGSLIFEAESLEITLFPQGESVENDVVYGAEEDDSTSASFLHSLSENSINEGVDESFAYQDDTSQSSDSASYNGEADEQLYSTEQYAVVTPSAQEGEKPAAEDSEQGASRSGSESEMETSSDASDTDEEYAAFSALDMELGTVPHTEVEVGFEPEGNVAHQDELEGTTEEEGEAEERQPPARSEGMLKSAAFAEPKATPVAEHSDSEDSPGSGSVSPAGRSWSPSLKPDSTPSPGESAPRAESDQADDSPGDTGSSSESSLEHQSSLSDMQEALEKGLPNSGECLIACFDTDEETEAFPGLEVVVENAEPLSQSVTAEVCVAPWRGGDGTGSAIPLPWKQKPAPTELAEPTARKAGDASVFEMGTKLKESEAHLLELLDQDSTSLGGKREGHFAARLGASDDASLEQPEVARADSEPAGECLIACFSSSDEELEEASSLDQVNNNEEQGELSLEASLDSLPPLGQNEMQPNVLLDAAGQSEPMLAVGVDQPQEPPLPPGEAASQSLDLHVMQKGLQELQRRLDGSSQFFRQECGELDASSESEIETYVKRYFSTTEFSLLPQATAAPESTQPTWGQEALGKKPALAIHRIPEPVWPCSGTGETKDSNSGEPQLDESCPASPGSWMPAETNGSTDQNREELMASVEEKWLTAEAAESDLESKFGASPVSAMGETPPKVAAQALESLGEPVEMVTPAPCSSTVSLDLQTRSAEEATDTSVSGSEACSPTDSVSAQVCPLGDQLEMESPTAAAPGQTLPEPGAQAFQAPCVCSLDPDLPELRDSNMNLLETASSESPWEPEHGAGEDQDSSVSTSCSDNIVLKGEMESPDAEETAKKTTGDRPGCEELPGGKGASTQEQWVGSTQLPLEVKAAAKDEPAALQQSEGLGDGPEEEALGSEAMSEEGVCLTDEEREAEAQPEESWRGTPPPKGEREVELAESVEAASEGSSSAFSNDLPSGDSLEGRRTPGHAALSPPLRLDDDKMTTVDSTREEPDQATSSRESSPEPPDTTQSFMHTDSSFMASEESTGESTRLVEPESSRAGRELGTPEQAESQLTEQQEGDVPTELKEAVLPLEYLHMGISSRGTPSLLVPSPSGVSSAEHSLAPEPPEHSLALCLHYSSLREAPHSTRSAHTRLRADMPVPNHQQLLFTASEEEIYIGEPAVRDQPPAEPGDGCPSTSQEAEGPAEYSGPTKTGPDSLDSKAVIAESLSVSLGLLEPSGALVENPADPPAASRERQQITAMLQGSFGNLQTSQLKVGPLCPVSSQMVTEAQSVLASLKERVLESSSEEATPDSLGASKAQDWVVEVQPEPETPTHELAAGSATQQPSKDQGARQSSEAKCASEQAQLESICETLLAAEVMPSPVLLTCSVGSSESVTPVLEEQDLSAEEDSGLHSEGPLEEEAIQASSGTPAKDQDQRSLSLEEPAELGISPREEEPWESPGEAGVDGAMPEASQAGHLQSPQHPADGGNQQSQIPLDDTESSRENETLPTTEATGPLILRSSPSPEPSTASLPSDSQPPKSPPPEPCPIPAAAPLQPGRPASPEATVEDAPSPEPSAVSLASDSKSPPPEPCPIPAAAPLQPGRPAFPEAAVEDAPSPPPCSELIEVPPALSFLPPCSEDPIQGQKDTSGLPASDTLSVAEDAHAEDQPSLLLDSRKYLEALESSVSPVPCRDPFLSTQDSRGRPQLPGNKDARGRGSASAEERRAHRGSIQSESSSSSESELPYRCPEIESLREAAGMALLEDKPLVGQRSCEVNHKGSCNDSESNDESIPELEEPDISEPRTAQTQAQLTHSLSTGEETISKAKQSRSEKKARKAMSKLGLRQIHGVTRITIRKSKNILFVITKPDVFKSPASDIYIVFGEAKIEDLSQQVHKAAAEKFKVPMEHSPLITETAPALTIKEESEEEEEVDETGLEVRDIELVMAQANVSRPKAVRALRHNNNDIVNAIMELTM; encoded by the exons ATGTATTCAGGAGAGAATCAGCTGCAGCCAGTTACAG ATGGCTTGCGGAATGCCTCCAGCCCGTCCACCCCCAGCGGTGACTCttcacccccctctgccctgactccactGCAGGTCTCCCCGACAGCAGCCCCCGATTGTACCAGCCCCGTTGCCATGGACCCCACCCTCTGCAGCCCAGGTGCCCTGGCCTTCCTGCCGGCCAAAAAAGAGGACAGGCCCCAGCCGGAAGGAGCCAGCTGTGACACCGCTGTTGGTAGCTCCCCCGCTGGCCTGGCTGCGCTGAGCGAGTGCGGCCAGGTCCTGCTGGAAACGCCTCCCAAAGGCCTCCGGGAAGTGCTGAGCGTGGACATGCTGGACACCAGGATCGTGATGGGGGAGGAGACCCAGAGCATCAATGACGAGACAGACGCAGGGCTGGCGCCACACGGCTCGCTGCTGGACGCCAAGGCTCCCGCATCAGAGGCAGCTGGCACTGAAAGCCTCGTGGCCGATGCCGGAGAGGAGTCGAGTGACGAGGAAAATCCGATCCTAGAGAGCAGCTCCGAGGCTGCTGGGAAACTCTCTGCCCAGGCCACACCGGGGGagtctccctgccccaaagccagAGACAACAGGCAAGTGTGTGTCTATCGGCCTCCTCGACCGCTGCCCTGGGAGCCCGAAGAGCCGAGCGCGGCGCTAAAGGAGAAGTTGTTTTCTCAGGGTGAAACCACGGCCGATGTGCCTTCCCCATCTCCCGTGCCTGCCAAAGATCCCCCCGATGAGCTGGCCGAGGCAGAGCCCTTGGAGTCTCCACAGGTCAAACCAGTCCTGGATTCGGACCTGTACTTCACGGCCCCGTCGACACCAATCAAAACGGTCTACTCCCACCTCAAGCACCTCCCCTACGCCAAGGACAGCCTGAGTGAGGAGCAGAGCGATCTGGACAACGAAGGGCTGTGCTCCCCGCCCACCTCTCCATCGGGGTCTTACATCACTGCCGAGGGGGGCAGCTGGGCCTCCTCCGGCACCTCCAGCACGTCCCCGTCTTGTTCTCCCAACCTGATCGCTGAGTCGGAGACCATGGAAGCCTCCACTGCTTATGGGGAATCCCTGTCGGAGCTGGAGCTTTCTGAGGAGCCGGGTCGATTTGCCAGGAGCTCCTGTCTGTCTcctgagcagctggaggaggaggaaggtgacCTGTCTTTGGACAGACTCTCCTCTGGAAACACGGCTCTGCCTTCAGTGCCAGCAGAGGAGGAAGGGGATGGTCAGACCACGCCAGAAGAAGAGTGGGACTCTGAAATTGCTACCTCTATTGCATGGGTCCCTCACACGACAGAGCTGGAGGAGCCAGGTGAGCTGCTGCCAGCTCAGGAGAAggacctgccccagccaggaggagaCTCTGGGGATGAAATAGAGCCACTGCAAAGCCCCTTGGACAGGCAGCTCCTGAAGGTGGAAGTCTTCACCTCAGATAAAGCCGGTGCCAACCTGGGAATGGGGGATGCAGCCAAAGAGCCTCTGGAGTCCAGCCTGTTgtcctgctcccccatccccttgccAGGCCTCCAGTCAGAGTCCAGCAGCGTGTCTGGGGCAAGCGTCTCGTCGGATGCAGAGACGCCCAGCAGCCTGCAGGCCGAGACCACTGGCTCCTCGGCGGAGCTCCCATCAGACTTCACGGACAACGACCAGATGATCCCTGCCACGCTGCTGCCCTTTCGCGGGAGCCTGATCTTCGAGGCCGAGTCGCTGGAGATCACGCTGTTCCCCCAGGGGGAGTCTGTGGAGAACGACGTTGTCTACGGGGCGGAGGAAGACGACAGcacctctgcctccttcctgcaCTCTCTGTCGGAGAACTCCATCAATGAGGGCGTGGACGAGTCCTTCGCCTACCAAGACGACACTTCCCAGTCCTCCGACTCCGCCTCGTACAACGGCGAGGCGGACGAGCAGCTGTACAGCACCGAGCAATACGCTGTGGTGACCCCCTCGGCTCAGGAAGGGGAGAAGCCGGCTGCAGAGGACTCCGAGCAGGGGGCCTCCCGCTCGGGCAGCGAGAGCGAGATGGAGACGTCGTCTGATGCCTCCGACACCGATGAGGAGTACGCGGCTTTCTCGGCTCTGGACATGGAGCTGGGCACAGTCCCCCACACAGAGGTGGAGGTTGGGTTTGAGCCGGAGGGTAACGTGGCTCACCAGGATGAACTGGAAGGAACCACAGAGGAAGAGGGGGAGGCAGAAGAGAGACAGCCACCAGCCCGAAGTGAGGGGATGCTGAAATCAGCGGCATTCGCCGAACCCAAGGCAACACCAGTGGCTGAACACAGCGACTCCGAAGACAGCCCAGGAAGTGGCAGTGTCTCGCCCGCAGGCCGCAGCTGGAGCCCCTCTCTGAAACCAGACAGCACCCCATCCCCCGGGGAATCTGCTCCGAGAGCCGAATCTGACCAGGCGGATGATTCTCCAGGGGATACGGGCTCCTCCTCAGAGAGCTCCCTAGAGCACCAGTCCTCGCTGTCGGACATGCAGGAGGCCCTGGAGAAAGGGCTCCCCAACTCAGGAGAGTGTCTGATCGCCTGCTTTGATACAGACGAGGAGACCGAGGCCTTCCCCGGGCTGGAGGTAGTCGTGGAGAATGCAGAGCCACTAAGCCAGTCGGTTACTGCCGAAGTGTGTGTGGCACCATGGAGAGGCGGGGATGGGACAGGATCTGCGATACCCTTGCCATGGAAACAGAAGCCAGCTCCCACCGAGCTCGCTGAGCCTACTGCCAGGAAAGCCGGTGATGCCTCTGTATTTGAGATGGGCACCAAGCTGAAGGAGTCTGAAGCGCACCTCCTGGAGCTCCTAGACCAGGACAGCACTtctctgggagggaagagggaaggtCACTTCGCAGCCCGACTGGGAGCCTCCGATGACGCCAGCTTGGAACAGCCTGAAGTGGCCAGAGCTGACAGTGAGCCAGCAGGAGAGTGCTTGATCgcctgcttctcctcctctgacgaggagctggaggaggcctCCTCTCTCGATCAAGTCAACAACAACGAGGAACAAGGGGAGCTGTCCTTGGAAGCAAGCCTGGattccctgccccctctgggaCAAAATGAGATGCAGCCAAACGTGCTCTTAGACGCAGCCGGCCAGAGCGAGCCCATGTTGGCTGTGGGAGTGGATCAGCCCCAAGAGCCCCCGCTCCCACCTGGGGAGGCCGCATCCCAGAGCCTGGACCTCCACGTGATGCAGAAAGGCCTGCAGGAACTCCAGAGGAGACTAGATGGGAGCAGCCAGTTCTTCAGGCAGGAGTGCGGGGAGCTGGATGCGAGCTCAGAATCGGAGATCGAGACCTATGTGAAAAGGTACTTCAGCACTACTGAGTTCTCCCTGCTCCCTCAGGCGACAGCTGCTCCAGAGAGCACCCAACCAACCTGGGGGCAAGAAGCCCTAGGCaagaagccagccctggcaatccACCGCATCCCTGAGCCAGTCTGGCCATGCTCAGGGACAGGAGAGACCAAAGACTCCAACTCAGGAGAACCTCAACTGGACGAGAGCTGCCCTGCCTCTCCTGGCAGCTGGATGCCAGCAGAAACGAATGGCAGCACAGACCAGAATCGAGAGGAGCTCATGGCAAGCGTGGAAGAGAAGTGGCTCACGGCTGAGGCTGCAGAATCTGACTTGGAATCCAAGTTTGGTGCCTCGCCCGTCTCTGCGATGGGAGAGACCCCGCCAAAGGTGGCTGCTCAGGCTCTAGAGAGCCTGGGAGAACCAGTGGAAATGGTAACCCCGGCTCCCTGTTCCAGCACTGTCAGCCTTGACTTGCAGACCAGATCTGCCGAGGAAGCCACCGACACTTCTGTATCAGGAAGTGAGGCATGCAGCCCAACAGATTCGGTCTCTGCTCAGGTTTGCCCCCTAGGAGACCAACTTGAAATGGAATCTCCCACTGCAGCTGCTCCAGGCCAAACCCTGCCCGAACCAGGGGCTCAAGCGTTCCAGGCCCCATGTGTCTGCAGCTTGGATCCAGACTTGCCTGAGTTGAGGGACAGCAACATGAATCTACTGGAAACAGCTAGCTCTGAGTCTCCCTGGGAGCCTGAGCATGGTGCTGGAGAGGATCAAGATTCCTCTGTCTCAACAAGCTGCAGCGATAACATTGTGCTCAAAGGGGAAATGGAGAGCCCTGATGCGGAAGAAACGGCCAAGAAAACAACTGGAGACCGGCCCGGCTGTGAGGAGCTGCCTGGTGGCAAGGGGGCCTCTACCCAAGAGCAGTGGGTGGGTAGCACCCAACTTCCTCTGGAAGTGAAGGCAGCAGCAAAGGATGAGCCAGCCGCCCTGCAGCAGAGCGAGGGTCTGGGCGATGGGCCGGAAGAGGAAGCGCTCGGCTCTGAGGCTATGTCCGAAGAGGGGGTCTGCCTCACAGATgaggagagggaggcagaggcTCAGCCCGAAGAGAGTTGGCGAGGAACTCCCCCGCCCAAAGGAGAGAGGGAGGTGGAGCTGGCGGAGAGTGTGGAGGCAGCTTCCGAAGGCAGCTCTTCTGCATTCAGCAATGACCTGCCCAGTGGAGACTCCCTGGAAGGCAGGCGAACACCAGGCCATGCAGCGCTCAGTCCTCCACTTCGTCTTGATGATGACAAGATGACCACTGTGGACTCTACACGGGAGGAACCCGACCAGGCCACTTCCTCCAGAGAATCTTCTCCAGAGCCACCGGACACCACACAGTCCTTCATGCACACGGATTCCAGCTTCATGGCCTCTGAGGAGAGCACGGGAGAGAGCACCAGACTAGTTGAGCCAGAATCCTCCAGGGCAGGGAGAGAACTGGGCACTCCCGAACAAGCAGAGAGCCAGTTGACAGAGCAGCAAGAGGGGGACGTTCCAACGGAGCTGAAGGAAGCAGTCCTACCACTGGAATATCTCCACATGGGCATCAGCAGCAGAGGGACTCCATCACTGCTTGTGCCCAGCCCCTCAGGGGTGTCTTCAGCAGAGCACAGCCTGGCCCCAGAACCCCCTGAACACAGTCTGGCTCTGTGTTTGCACTATTCCTCCCTGCGAGAAGCTCCACATTCCACTCGCTCAGCGCACACCAGATTAAGAGCCGACATGCCAGTGCCTAACCATCAGCAGCTGCTCTTCACGGCTTCTGAGGAGGAGATCTACATCGGCGAGCCTGCTGTTCGTGACCAGCCCCCCGCAGAGCCTGGGGACGGCTGTCCCAGCACAAGCCAGGAAGCAGAGGGTCCTGCTGAATATTCAGGGCCAACAAAAACGGGCCCTGACTCGCTGGACTCCAAAGCCGTCATTGCAGAAAGCCTGTCGGTCAGCCTTGGATTGCTTGAGCCATCTGGTGCCTTGGTGGAGAACCCTGCTGACCCTCCAGCAGCATCTCGTGAGCGGCAGCAAATCACGGCCATGTTACAAGGCTCCTTCGGGAACCTCCAGACCTCCCAGCTCAAAGTGGGGCCTCTTTGTCCTGTGAGCAGCCAGATGGTGACAGAAGCACAAAGTGTCCTTGCCAGCCTCAAGGAGCGGGTCTTGGAGAGCTCCTCGGAAGAGGCCACCCCAGACTCCTTGGGGGCCAGCAAAGCACAAGACTGGGTGGTCGAAGTTCAGCCTGAACCTGAAACACCCACTCATGAACTCGCCGCTGGCAGTGCCACCCAGCAGCCCAGCAAGGACCAGGGTGCTCGGCAGTCCTCCGAGGCCAAGTGTGCCTCAGAACAAGCACAACTGGAGAGCATCTGTGAGACGCTGCTTGCAGCGGAGGTgatgcccagccctgtgctgctcaCTTGCTCTGTGGGCAGCAGTGAGTCCGtgacccctgtgctagaggaACAGGATCTCTCAGCAGAGGAAGACTCTGGCCTGCACAGTGAAGGGCCCTTGGAGGAAGAGGCCATCCAGGCTTCCTCTGGAACTCCTGCCAAAGACCAGGACCAGAGGTCGCTGAGCCTGGAGGAGCCTGCCGAGCTGGGGATCTCACCTAGGGAGGAAGAGccctgggagagccctggggaGGCAGGTGTAGATGGGGCCATGCCAGAGGCCAGCCAAGCAGGACACCTGCAGAGTCCACAGCATCCAGCAGACGGAGGTAATCAGCAAAGCCAAATCCCATTGGATGATACTGAAAGCAGCAGAGAGAATGAGACgcttccaactacagaagcaacTGGTCCATTGATACTCCGTTCCTCTCCTTCTCCTGAGCCCTCAACAGCTTCCCTGCCAAGTGATTCCCAGCCTCCCAAGTCTCCTCCACCAGAGCCTTGCCCCATCCCCGCAGCTGCTCCTCTCCAGCCAGGTCGGCCTGCCTCTCCTGAAGCCACTGTGGAGGATGCACCTTCTCCTGAGCCCTCAGCAGTATCCCTGGCAAGTGATTCCAAGTCTCCTCCACCAgaaccctgccccatccctgcggCTGCTCCCCTCCAGCCAGGTCGGCCTGCCTTTCCTGAAGCTGCTGTGGAGGATgcaccttcccctcctccttgctCTGAACTCATAGAAGTGCCTCCTGCTTTATCCTTCCTGCCACCTTGCTCAGAGGATCCTATCCAAGGCCAAAAAGACACCTCAGGGCTCCCCGCATCTGACACGCTCTCTGTCGCAGAGGACGCTCACGCTGAAGACCAGCCATCTCTCCTGCTGGATTCCAGGAAATATTTAGAAG ctttgGAGAGCTCCGTGTCCCCGGTCCCATGCAGAGACCCCTTCCTCAGCACCCAGGATTCCCGAGGGAGGCCCCAGCTCCCGGGGAACAAAGACGCCAGAGGGAGGGGTTCCGCCTCCGCAGAAGAGaggcgagcccaccgcggctccatCCAGTCGGAATCGAGCTCTTCCAGCGAGAGCGAGCTGCCCTACCGCTGCCCGGAGATCGAGAGCCTGCGCGAGGCGGCTGGCATGGCCTTGCTGGAGGACAAGCCGCTGGTGGGGCAGAGAAGCTGTGAAGTTAACCATAAAG gctcttgTAATGACTCGGAGAGCAACGATGAGTCTATTCCGGAGCTGGAGGAGCCGGACATCTCCGAACCCCGGACAGCTCAGACTCAG GCACAGCTAACGCACTCGCTGAGCACCGGGGAGGAAACCATCAGCAAAGCCAAGCAGAGCCGGAGCGAGAAGAAAGCCAGAAAG GCCATGTCCAAGCTGGGGCTGCGTCAGATTCACGGCGTCACCAGGATCACGATCCGGAAGTCCAAGAACATCCTGTTTGTGATAACCAAGCCGGACGTGTTCAAGAGCCCGGCTTCCGACATCTACATAGTGTTTGGCGAGGCCAAG